A stretch of the Aspergillus puulaauensis MK2 DNA, chromosome 6, nearly complete sequence genome encodes the following:
- a CDS encoding uncharacterized protein (COG:K;~EggNog:ENOG410PYGI;~InterPro:IPR036236,IPR009056,IPR013087,IPR007219;~PFAM:PF04082;~TransMembrane:1 (o383-405i);~go_function: GO:0003677 - DNA binding [Evidence IEA];~go_function: GO:0008270 - zinc ion binding [Evidence IEA];~go_function: GO:0009055 - electron transfer activity [Evidence IEA];~go_function: GO:0020037 - heme binding [Evidence IEA];~go_process: GO:0006351 - transcription, DNA-templated [Evidence IEA]): MADRADGTASRPFPCSECSKTFTRSENLKRHKLARHGGASRKAFECAGCHARFSRSDVYKRHCHRCRLLDQFGLASRSGSSPPEIAETIASLVAPEALLNPQHSPENIPFDDASSRAQPAYSTSVDNGDTASYIKAYFDNFHPAFPLLHRPTFSISSSPELLINIVAVIGSLYSSDPEASAQWCQNTWKRGSQQLYDMVTADDSEVRKTWVLQAGILHIIYGAYSKDSAEFAAAKRLLRTIVDAIRELGLLIQGIAAPDYLSCASQRNDLGAQVDPETPYMRWTSYIHNESLKVSLYALVLVDSYVFLPSNSRPLLSPMEFAWELPFPSDLWEAQNSQVWLQRVSEHFGTLSEDYLYSPRRIATASLSIATQQLMTESPSPELLAALAASPFATLCLLVNINTLIRDFTRCYYQMPPSPADPSAFHILTQAQNKQVYSAMRVISSIVKDQACTAETPHFVLWRTIETFYCFVKISLCRPDPLLIGGIVDNSVVAGLATSTHLTLGNYVAVRRSAPLLQPHLWGDEGILALLGDLAGALCRIVGEGGEGRCREPPWATASSYGIMLCMWAALRRAGKDIRNHLDTFNELPRTSESAMLIFNTLVEAVAGAGGGGRDPRIWSTDRDSFVGLLEQGEGLYLSLMQRACRDRSVWGLGSSMVTVVEEVLAAPPSTGLA, translated from the exons atGGCGGACCGTGCCGATGGTACTGCTTCTCGTCCGTTTCCATGTAGTGAGTGCTCAAAGACGTTTACGCGGAGT GAGAATCTCAAAAGACACAAGCTTGCCC GACACGGCGGTGCTTCCCGGAAGGCCTTCGAGTGCGCTGGATGCCATGCCCGATTTTCACGGAG TGATGTATATAAGCGGCATTGCCATCGTTGTCGACTCCTGGATCAATTCGGCCTGGCAAGTCGGAGTGGTTCTAGTCCACCAGAAATAGCAGAGACCATTGCCTCTCTCGTGGCTCCGGAGGCCTTGTTGAACCCACAACATAGCCCGGAGAATATCCCATTTGACGATGCGTCTTCACGAGCGCAGCCCGCGTATTCGACATCTGT GGACAATGGGGATACGGCATCGTATATCAAGGCTTATTTTGACAATTTTCATCCAGCCTTTCCTTTACTACATCGGCcgaccttctccatctcctcctcgcctgaGCTTTTGATTAATATCGTTGCAGTTATTGGGAGTTTATACTCAAGTGACCCGGAAGCATCTGCCCAATGGTGTCAAAATACCTGGAAGCGTGGAAGCCAGCAGCTTTACGACATG GTTACCGCTGATGATAGCGAAGTTCGAAAGACTTGGGTTTTACAGGCCGGCATCCTCCATATTATCTACGGGGCCTACTCGAAGGACTCCGCTGAATTTGCCGCCGCCAAACGCCTGCTGCGGACTATTGTTGAC GCCATACGGGAGCTGGGGTTGCTGATACAGGGCATTGCAGCGCCGGACTACCTATCTTGTGCATCTCAAAGAAACGACCTGGGTGCCCAAGTTGACCCAGAAACCCCGTACATGCGGTGGACGTCCTATATCCACAACGAGTCGCTCAAAGTTTCACTCTACGCTCTGGTACTCGTGGACTCGTATGTCTTTCTACCGTCCAATTCACGGCCCTTACTCTCGCCAATGGAGTTCGCGTGGGAACTCCCCTTCCCAAGCGATTTGTGGGAGGCTCAAAACTCGCAAGTCTGGCTCCAGAGAGTATCCGAACACTTTGGGACGCTGTCGGAGGACTACCTATACAGTCCTCGCCGGATAGCAACGGCCTCGCTTTCAATCGCTACCCAGCAGCTCATGACCGAATCCCCGAGCCCCGAACTCCTCGCTGCCCTGGCCGCATCACCGTTCGCAACATTATGTCTCCTTGTAAATATAAATACACTAATACGAGACTTTACCCGGTGTTACTACCAAATGCCCCCAAGCCCGGCCGATCCATCCGCATTCCATATCCTCACCCAGGCCCAGAACAAACAAGTATACAGTGCGATGAGGGTGATTTCGAGCATCGTCAAGGACCAAGCGTGCACGGCCGAAACCCCGCATTTCGTGCTCTGGCGCACGATTGAGACTTTTTACTGTTTTGTTAAAATCAGCCTCTGCCGTCCGGACCCCCTCCTTATCGGCGGTATTGTGGATAACAGTGTCGTTGCGGGATTGGCGACCTCGACGCATCTCACCCTCGGAAACTATGTCGCTGTTAGACGGTCCGCTCCGTTACTCCAGCCTCATCTGTGGGGTGATGAAGGTATTCTGGCACTCCTGGGGGATCTCGCGGGTGCGCTGTGCAGAATAGTTGGCGAGGGGGGTGAAGGTCGATGCCGTGAACCGCCCTGGGCGACGGCGAGCAGCTATGGGATCATGTTGTGCATGTGGGCGGCGCTGAGGCGGGCCGGGAAGGATATTCGGAACCATTTGGATACGTTCAATGAGCTGCCTAGGACGTCGGAGTCGGCGATGTTGATTTTCAATACGCTTGTTGAGGCTGTGGCAGGAGCTGGTGGGGGAGGGCGAGATCCCCGGATCTGGTCTACGGATAGGGACAGCTTTGTTGGTCTGCTTGAACAGGGGGAGGGCTTATACCTGTCTCTTATGCAGAGGGCGTGCAGGGACAGGTCGGTTTGGGGTCTCGGGTCGTCTATGGTAACTGTCGTAGAGGAAGTGTTGGCTGCTCCGCCGAGCACGGGCCTGGCGTGA
- a CDS encoding uncharacterized protein (COG:S;~EggNog:ENOG410PHAX;~InterPro:IPR029063,IPR016461,IPR001077;~PFAM:PF00891;~go_function: GO:0008168 - methyltransferase activity [Evidence IEA];~go_function: GO:0008171 - O-methyltransferase activity [Evidence IEA]), producing MVSAHAKWPQSMSRTHTAHNVANNTELPFFEHLGQNPDRKAHFENLMKAAGSAQHLSVEHTIAGFDWAGLGEATVVDIGGSKGHVSIALARKFPSLRFIVQDLPDVVSNAKPGLLSLSDGAALESRITYLAHNFFDPQPVQGAAVYLLRMILHDWPTEDAVRILSQLVPALGKDSRIIVIDSVMPDPGSVPLQRERMLRAQDLTMLHSFNGQERAAEDWKGIFHQVDERLQLSAIKQPVGSDMACMELVLTESEIRDGVE from the exons atGGTGTCTGCCCATGCCAAATGGCCGCAGAGTATGAGTAGAACGCACACGGCGCATAATGTCGCGAACAACACCGAGCTTCCGTTCTTCGAGCATCTAGGACAGAACCCAGATCGTAAAGCTCATTTCGAGAATCTTATGAAGGCTGCTGGGTCTGCGCAGCATCTTAGTGTCGAGCACACCATTGCGGGCTTTgactgggctgggctgggtgaAGCCACCGTTGTTGAT ATCGGTGGCTCAAAAGGGCATGTCTCTATCGCCCTCGCTCGGAAGTTTCCCTCTTTGAGATTCATTGTCCAGGACCTTCCTGACGTCGTTTCTAATGCCAAACCTGgtctcctctccctctccgacGGCGCTGCCCTTGAATCGCGGATTACATACCTCGCTCACAACTTCTTCGATCCCCAGCCTGTCCAGGGAGCGGCCGTATACTTGCTCCGCATGATCCTGCATGACTGGCCGACGGAAGATGCAGTCAGGATCCTCTCCCAGCTTGTGCCGGCTCTTGGGAAAGACTCTCGTATTATAGTAATTGATTCTGTGATGCCTGACCCTGGATCTGTGCCACTACAGAGGGAACGGATGCTACGCGCACAGGACCTGACTATGCTGCACAGCTTTAATGGCCAGGAGCGCGCAGCGGAGGATTGGAAGGGGATATTCCACCAAGTGGATGAAAGACTGCAGCTAAGCGCGATTAAGCAGCCTGTGGGGAGTGATATGGCATGTATGGAGCTGGTCCTGACAGAAAGCGAGATAAGAGATGGTGTTGAGTGA
- a CDS encoding uncharacterized protein (COG:S;~EggNog:ENOG410PHAX;~InterPro:IPR036390,IPR036388), whose product MDELNIKLGQNINTLNAYLDASELPRPSFDRDTPPVVLPHDAPPEVQDARQQIMDASLRLFRLAAGPSEYISNFRTGFNETAVVQWLVHFQIFDIVPTEKSISYAELADKANVAVVHAKSIIRMAMTSGVFEEPEPQQVGHSAISLYIRNNQHERTRAS is encoded by the exons ATGGACGAGCTAAATATAAAGCTTGGTCAGAATATCAACACCCTCAATGCCTATCTTGATGCATCAGAGCTACCTCGTCCCTCCTTCGATAGAGATACCCCGCCGGTTGTCCTTCCTCACGATGCACCCCCAGAAGTCCAGGATGCCCGACAGCAGATCATGGATGCCTCCCTACGTTTGTTTCGTCTTGCTGCTGGACCGAGCGAGTACATCAGTAATTTCCGAACAGGG TTCAACGAGACGGCAGTGGTCCAATGGCTCGTACACTTTCAGATATTCGACATCGTGCCGACAGAGAAATCCATTTCGTATGCAGAGCTGGCTGACAAGGCTAATGTCGCAGTCGTCCACGCAAAGAGCATCATCCGCATGGCGATGACCAGTGGGGTTTTCGAGGAGCCCGAGCCTCAACAAGTTGGACACTCTGCCATATCGCTGTATATTCGGAATAATCAGCACGAGCGGACGCGCGCTTCATAG
- the TOK1 gene encoding potassium channel family protein (COG:P;~EggNog:ENOG410PHEQ;~InterPro:IPR013099,IPR003280;~PFAM:PF07885;~TransMembrane:10 (o46-73i101-121o127-151i172-194o214-232i239-257o269-288i385-406o412-429i441-458o);~go_component: GO:0016020 - membrane [Evidence IEA];~go_function: GO:0005267 - potassium channel activity [Evidence IEA];~go_process: GO:0071805 - potassium ion transmembrane transport [Evidence IEA]), producing the protein MSQTTTLDHATSSKKATASRKDNSGWSKFTSKFHMRPPDDDEPQDWWFASTAIPLAAATTGPLASLMAIVALVSPWRSNILYDQEGVDGTPVQVGFADPRWCVALNATSLAFGILGNFFLLCNFTRLVRYIIALPVSIFLWMVSTVILIGLTVSMHLHHSPIPPNQTYSQAYWSAVISAVLYFLLSTILMINMLGYFLGHYPQNFVLTSDQRTLILQTTSSVVWLAIGGVIFSHVMDISYANAVYFSDITILTVGFGDITPTTALGRGLVFPYAVIGIVMLGLVISSIHRFIQQIERQDVLLHHAERKRRAVVRQSDGTESGAEIDFQRRYTRRKPIVSRIHAFTWIARGSTLSKLTQMKEERDRFDAMRAIQTETVRYRRWMNLAISVLVFGIMWAVGAVVFWALEHDLTYFEALYFCFTSLLTIGYGDITPTTNAARPVFVVWSLLAVPTMTSLISKMSDTLVDGYQRVTNGVADWTVLPQSGQYSAAISQWSGTVKRIFRSALSGSSESDFERGRQGEQTQSASHVRQSSSLSLESLARSPRPTTHRLGQQLVLAIQKAIKDAVSGKRKRYSYEEWVSFIRLIQFTHVKGDADGEDGDESIRLDEDEYGLLNWDWIGQHSPMLTEKTEPEWVLDRLCESLGRLLARVEP; encoded by the exons ATGTCTCAAACTACAACCCTAGACCATGCGACCTCGTCCAAAAAAGCGACGGCCAGCAGGAAAGACAACTCAGGGTGGTCCAAGTTCACAAGCAAATTCCACATGAGGCCaccagacgacgacgagccTCAAGACTGGTGGTTCGCATCCACTGCAATTCCCCTCGCTGCAGCGACTACCGGGCCTCTTGCCAGCCTCATGGCCATAGTGGCCTTGGTCAGTCCCTGGCGAAGTAATATTCTGTACGACCAGGAAGGTGTAGATGGTACCCCGGTACAAGTGGGGTTTGCGGATCCTCGATG GTGTGTCGCGCTGAATGCGACATCGCTTGCGTTTGGTATATTGGGGAATTTCTTCCTGCTGTGCAATTTCACCCGTCTAGTGCGGTATATCATTGCGCTGCCTGTGTCTATCTTTCTATGGATGGTGTCGACGGTCATA TTGATCGGACTGACGGTGTCCATGCATCTCCATCACAGCCCTATCCCCCCTAACCAAACCTACTCCCAAGCCTACTGGAGCGCCGTCATCTCCGCAGTGCTCTatttcctcctctccacgATCCTCATGATAAACATGCTGGGCTACTTCCTAGGCCACTACCCCCAGAACTTCGTCCTAACCAGCGACCAGCGAACCCTGATCCTCCAAACAACAAGCTCTGTAGTCTGGCTCGCCATCGGAGGTGTCATATTTAGCCACGTCATGGACATATCCTATGCAAACGCCGTGTACTTTTCCGACATCACGATCCTCACAGTCGGGTTCGGCGACATCACGCCAACAACTGCGCTCGGCCGCGGCCTGGTTTTCCCATACGCTGTTATCGGCATTGTCATGCTTGGTTTGGTTATCTCGAGCATTCATCGCTTTATACAGCAGATTGAGCGACAGGacgtcctcctccaccatgCCGAGCGCAAGAGGAGGGCCGTGGTGCGGCAGTCTGATGGGACGGAATCAGGCGCGGAGATTGACTTCCAGCGGCGATATACGCGGAGGAAGCCAATCGTCAGCAGGATCCATGCGTTTACTTGGATAGCGCGGGGAAGCACACTCTCGAAGCTGACGCAGATGAAAGAAGAGCGGGACCGATTCGACGCCATGCGCGCCATTCAGACCGAGACGGTGCGGTATCGGCGCTGGATGAACCTTGCTATCAGTGTTCTGGTCTTTGGGATTATGTGGGCGGTTGGTGCCGTTGTATTCTGGGCGCTCGAGCACGATCTAACGTATTTTGAGGCGCTGTATTTTTGCTTCACTTCTCTGCTGACTATAGGCTATGGAGATATCACGCCTACTACCAACGCTGCAAGGCCGGTGTTTGTTGTCTGGTCTCTCCTGGCTGTACCGACGATGACGTCCCTGATCTCAAAAATGAGTGATACGCTTGTCGATGGTTATCAAAGGGTTACGAATGGTGTGGCTGACTGGACGGTATTGCCGCAGTCGGGCCAGTATAGCGCTGCGATATCGCAATGGTCTGGAACGGTGAAGCGTATATTTAGGTCGGCATTATCCGGTTCCAGCGAGTCTGACTTTGAGAGAGGGCGTCAAGGGGAGCAAACACAATCTGCATCCCACGTTAGACAGTCCTCCTCTCTGTCCCTTGAATCCCTCGCTCGATCTCCAAGGCCCACCACCCATAGACTAGGACAGCAGCTCGTTCTTGCAATCCAGAAAGCGATTAAAGATGCCGTCTCCGGGAAGCGCAAGAGATATAGCTATGAGGAGTGGGTCTCGTTTATCCGGTTGATCCAGTTCACGCACGTCAAAGGTGACGCAGACGGAGAAGACGGCGATGAAAGTATTCGtctcgacgaggatgaataTGGCCTGCTTAACTGGGACTGGATCGGACAGCATAGTCCCATGTTGACCGAGAAGACAGAGCCGGAGTGGGTTCTTGATCGGCTTTGCGAGAGTCTGGGGCGGCTTCTTGCTAGGGTTGAGCCGTGA
- a CDS encoding uncharacterized protein (COG:F;~EggNog:ENOG410PKMN;~InterPro:IPR006680,IPR011059,IPR032466;~go_function: GO:0016787 - hydrolase activity [Evidence IEA];~go_function: GO:0016810 - hydrolase activity, acting on carbon-nitrogen (but not peptide) bonds [Evidence IEA]), whose translation MAPKLLKDGTVISFDTKTQSIRVLRRASVLIVEDRIAAVEENSDAITIPEGTEIIDVAGKIVSPGFVNAHVHMWQSAYRTLGPNVTLSQYFDWVSQSSPGAQSAFRADDIYFSALEGYLEGLHGGVTSYVEHAHNNWSPEVMRAGHRAAVHSGARIWWCYDVIDHDRFPIAQQWAAFGDLAKYDFPRVLPGLSLDGQGFTILNGDGAARAILREKEVLGLQALTVHHLGGPWPRTFLPDQVGILNSSLTEGNTSPTALCDLNELNEVNLPIIVSHAPFLDKSDMETMRRDNVFVALTPESECHYGHGQATGHEISDQACLGVDTTWTFSGDILSQARLWLQLARLRNYTKTLDTGLLPNANPMAVEEAFLLATRQGGRALWRDDIGVIAVGAKADVVVFNGDSPNMLGWSDPIAAVVLHANPGDIEHVIVDGEWKKMNFKLVNLARRWDEVRTRFLEISKRIQEQLKTPPPLPDRLWGVGQFGDVEKVSTKL comes from the coding sequence ATGGCTCCAAAACTATTAAAAGACGGGACTGTGATCTCGTTCGACACCAAGACACAGTCTATCCGGGTGCTCCGACGAGCGTCCGTGCTGATCGTGGAGGACCGCATCGCCGCAGTCGAGGAAAACAGTGacgccatcaccatcccagaGGGAACTGAAATCATCGACGTCGCTGGCAAGATTGTCTCGCCGGGTTTTGTCAACGCGCATGTGCACATGTGGCAGTCGGCGTATCGCACCCTGGGCCCGAATGTGACGCTTTCGCAGTATTTCGACTGGGTGAGCCAGAGCTCTCCGGGCGCACAATCCGCGTTCAGGGCAGATGATATCTACTTCAGTGCCTTGGAGGGGTATCTAGAAGGCCTACACGGGGGCGTCACTTCTTACGTGGAGCATGCGCACAACAACTGGTCGCCTGAGGTGATGAGGGCTGGCCACCGAGCGGCAGTCCACAGTGGTGCCAGGATCTGGTGGTGCTACGATGTTATCGACCACGATCGCTTTCCGATTGCCCAGCAATGGGCTGCCTTTGGAGACCTTGCCAAGTATGACTTTCCCCGCGTTCTTCCGGGCCTGTCGCTGGATGGCCAGGGGTTTACCATTCTCAATGGCGACGGAGCAGCCAGGGCCATCCTGCGCGAGAAAGAGGTATTGGGCCTCCAGGCCCTCACTGTTCATCATCTTGGAGGCCCGTGGCCACGTACGTTTCTCCCTGATCAAGTTGGTATCCTCAACTCATCCCTGACAGAGGGCAATACATCGCCCACCGCGCTGTGCGACCTGAACGAGTTGAACGAGGTTAATTTGCCGATTATTGTCTCGCATGCCCCGTTCCTGGACAAGTCGGACATGGAAACAATGCGGCGCGATAACGTTTTCGTAGCCCTAACCCCAGAGTCCGAATGCCACTATGGCCACGGCCAGGCTACTGGCCATGAGATCTCCGACCAGGCCTGTCTCGGGGTTGACACGACATGGACCTTCTCTGGAGATATCCTCAGCCAAGCACGTCTCTGGCTCCAGTTGGCGCGGCTCAGGAACTACACCAAGACTCTGGACACTGGGCTACTGCCGAATGCGAACCCGAtggcggtggaagaggcgtTCCTTCTCGCAACTCGCCAGGGAGGGCGCGCCCTGTGGAGAGACGACATTGGAGTCATCGCGGTGGGCGCAAAGGCAGACGTGGTTGTCTTTAACGGAGACAGTCCCAACATGCTCGGATGGAGCGATCCGATCGCGGCTGTGGTGCTGCACGCAAACCCTGGAGACATCGAGCATGTCATTGTCGATGGAGAATGGAAGAAAATGAATTTCAAGCTGGTCAATCTGGCCCGGCGCTGGGATGAAGTGCGCACTCGCTTTCTGGAGATATCAAAGCGCATTCAAGAGCAGCTCAAGACGCCGCCGCCTCTGCCAGACAGGCTCTGGGGTGTTGGCCAGTTTGGGGATGTGGAAAAGGTCTCGACTAAACTTTGA
- a CDS encoding thioesterase domain protein (COG:S;~EggNog:ENOG410Q1N3;~InterPro:IPR029058) has product MTTLYPGEALENIAGFPTIYHYQPARAENAYKRNTLIVCVTGGLHLARVFYGGHSGSKSSNFVSHWLSENGYGVLSLSYPLETDPEIMPTTAARFRIRDWGRQAAATTRKIIDEKNLGDPSIVLISWSMGGRMVVPFNIAAKELGLHVQQYISFAATPGFSTIRPPMPGLTCTNSGYFQVPPRLDNFERQLSEMEELNGHTIIPRDIYRREYVGATPINLIGLGLKYDGSGFVRDEISHEEDSQVLNIANLPFITALYPTSILDASHAMADRASWGFLITYSLESMIGKQGLRKANESSSWQSLLELVQSAPTKLCLPVPGNHFFFIGEQSARDTAEMVDRLIREADSFQSKLRSLIA; this is encoded by the coding sequence ATGACCACCTTGTATCCCGGCGAGGCTCTTGAAAACATCGCTGGCTTTCCTACGATATACCACTACCAGCCTGCTCGCGCGGAAAATGCCTATAAAAGGAATACTCTTATCGTCTGCGTGACTGGAGGGTTGCACCTCGCTAGGGTCTTCTATGGCGGCCATTCCGGTTCGAAAAGCAGCAACTTTGTAAGCCACTGGCTATCGGAGAATGGATATGGGGTGTTGTCTCTGTCGTATCCGCTGGAAACAGACCCCGAAATCATGCCAACCACTGCAGCGAGATTCAGGATTCGCGACTGGGGTCGTCAGGCAGCGGCGACAACCAGGAAAATCATCGACGAAAAGAATCTCGGGGACCCATCAATAGTTCTGATCTCGTGGAGCATGGGAGGTCGCATGGTCGTGCCATTCAATATCGCCGCAAAGGAACTGGGCCTCCACGTCCAGCAGTATATCAGCTTCGCTGCAACCCCGGGGTTTTCCACTATCCGACCACCTATGCCGGGCTTGACCTGTACAAATTCAGGCTACTTCCAGGttcctcctcgtctggaTAATTTCGAGCGGCAGCTCTctgagatggaggagttgaACGGGCACACTATCATCCCTCGCGACATCTACCGCCGCGAGTATGTCGGGGCGACTCCTATCAATTTAATCGGACTCGGTCTGAAATACGACGGGAGTGGATTTGTTCGCGATGAGATCTCCCATGAAGAGGACTCGCAGGTTCTAAATATTGCAAATCTCCCTTTCATCACGGCTCTCTATCCGACAAGCATCCTCGATGCCAGCCATGCGATGGCGGACAGGGCAAGCTGGGGGTTTCTAATAACTTACAGTCTAGAGTCGATGATCGGGAAACAGGGATTGCGAAAGGCAAATGAGTCTTCAAGCTGGCAATCGTTGCTAGAACTTGTCCAGTCTGCGCCGACAAAACTGTGTCTGCCTGTGCCTGGGAAtcatttcttctttattgGAGAGCAGTCAGCTCGAGACActgcggagatggttgaCAGGCTTATCAGAGAGGCAGATAGCTTTCAGTCTAAGTTACGTAGTCTCATCGCATAG
- a CDS encoding uncharacterized protein (TransMembrane:1 (o33-50i)) — protein sequence MSQNNLSTTLAKEAAKLAKLSSLQNGLPGSMRAIPVAAIVAGGVIARVAGTSNVLEKRMIGADEMIALDKPTEGDLAATRNTGRDQTRQDGAGKGNNTC from the coding sequence ATGTCTCAAAACAACCTCTCCACTACTCTAGCGAAAGAGGCCGCCAAACTCGCCAAACTCTCGAGTCTACAGAATGGCCTCCCGGGCTCCATGCGTGCTATACCGGTCGCGGCGATTGTTGCTGGGGGCGTTATTGCCAGAGTCGCCGGAACGTCGAATGTGCTCGAGAAGCGAATGATCGGGGCTGATGAGATGATTGCGTTGGATAAACCGACGGAGGGAGACTTAGCTGCGACACGGAATACTGGGCGAGATCAGACCAGGCAAGATGGCGCAGGGAAAGGGAATAATACTTGTTGA